Proteins encoded in a region of the Fusarium falciforme chromosome 6, complete sequence genome:
- a CDS encoding Precorrin-2 dehydrogenase: protein MTPSQQSTSAQPALASPASPCDSATETTSSTSSSASASVSAPSSSAQAAMAKTYPPVQPGGSLILAWQIKHKKVLVVGGGDVAAGRILNCLNADAKVVVVCPKSGLNDEVAYRIREGQVTHVNRLFEPQDLDGAEMVLVAVDDPAASTVIWKLCKERRIPANIADVPPECDFYFGSIHRDGPLQIMVSTNGKGPRLAAAIRQFIAKQLPKNAGNAIETIGELRLRLRKVAPRPEDGPKRMLWMSKVSDTYKWDEMCGLTDEDMDNLLLFYPANKVPSMDVLVALRGGTDIKKLDVFDGSFGFSVGA, encoded by the exons ATGACCCCCAGCCAACAGTCAACATCAGCCCAGCCGGCGCTGGCTTCTCCGGCATCTCCTTGTGACTCTGCTACCGAGACtacttcttcaacctcctcctccgcttcCGCCTCGGTTTCTGCTCCCTCGTCTTCCGCCCAAGCAGCCATGGCAAAGACGTATCCTCCCGTGCAGCCCGGAGGCAGCTTGATCCTGGCATGGCAGATTAAGCACAAGAAGGTGCTCGTCGTTGGCGGCGGTGAT GTCGCCGCCGGTCGCATCCTCAACTGCCTCAATGCCGACGCAAAGGTTGTCGTCGTTTGCCCCAAGTCCGGTCTCAACGACGAAGTCGCCTACCGAATCCGCGAGGGCCAGGTCACACATGTCAACCGCCTATTCGAACCCCAAGACCTCGATGGAGCTGAGATGGTGTTGGTAGCCGTCGACGATCCCGCCGCATCGACCGTCATCTGGAAGCTGTGCAAGGAGCGAAGGATCCCCGCCAACATCGCCGACGTACCGCCAGAGTGCGACTTTTACTTTGGCAGCATTCACCGAGATGGACCGCTACAGATCATGGTCAGCACCAACGGAAAGGGACCGAGGTTGGCGGCCGCCATCAGGCAATTCATTGCCAAGCAGCTCCCCAAGAATGCCGGCAATGCGATCGAGACTATTGGTGAGCTGAGGCTCAGGTTGAGAAAGGTGGCTCCCAGGCCCGAGGACGGACCCAAGCGCATGCTTTG GATGTCCAAGGTTAGCGACACCTACAAGTGGGACGAGATGTGCGGACTCACGGACGAGGATATGGATAACCTACTGCTCTTCTACCCGGCCAACAAGGTCCCCTCGATGGACGTGTTGGTAGCTCTCCGCGGAGGCACCGACATTAAGAAACTCGACGTTTTCGACGGATCCTTCGGCTTCAGCGTGGGAGCATAA